The genome window AATCCCCATTTTAGCAACGATAAACTGAATCAATACAGCAAGTAATACGCCGAAAATCACATAAGCAAAATGTCTTCGTCTTGTGCCGGCAAAGGCACAAGCGACTAAAATGGGTGAGAAGCCATAAATCCCATTTGCAAGACTGTTCTCATCCACACCAAGTAAATGATAAGCAAAGGTTGAGCCTATTGCCGCCACCGCCAAGCCGTACATTGCCGCAATCGGAGAACTGATTGCAATCGCCAAAAATAATAAGCCGCCGGTAATCGCACTCGAACCAAAATTCACTTCCGCCCAAGCATAAAACGGTGAACGCATCGCATCAATTGTATTAGTGTGGTCACTCAATGCTGGCGTAGTTTGGGTTAAATCCAATAATTCAAAAGAAGAAACTCCCCAACAAAATACCCAACTGGCAAGCACAAACGGAAAGGTAAAAGCAACTTTGCCTCGTTTGGTAAATTCACGCATTAATACGGTTGCAAATAGAGAAGAACAGATGCCGAGAAGCCAAATTATCGGGTTGGAAGCGTCGAGTTCACCGAAGGTAAACATGACACACATAAAGGCAAGACTGGAATTGAAGCCGTAAAGACCTTGTTTAATTTGTTCTGTGGGATAATGAAGAAAGGAAGCAAATAATGTACCGAGTAAGGCACCGAGAAAACAAGACACACCGAGTGTCCAGTGGCTAAAAAACATTGCAATGACAATTACCAAGCCGGACAAACCATTTTCTTGCAAAAAGATTTGCCCGATCCCAGTAAGGGTGGTTTTGATCAACTTCATTTTTATTCCTGTATTTTAATGCTTTATATTTTGTGTATATTTTTATTATTGGCATAGGCTAGTGTTATGTTTATACCGTCACCGCTATTGATAGGTTTGCCTCAGCGTGAATTAGTTTACGATAGTTTTCGTTATCCTTCAAATGCCTAAAAATCATAAGAAAGTGAAATATTTCAAATTGTAAAATAAATTTCATTATATAAATTGGAACTTTTCTCAATAAGTCATAGTCTATGAAATACATTATCCGAATCGCATATTTCACTTTGATTTAGGTTTATCTCAATAACGCTATAAACCTGAGATAGCTTCCTAAATTAAAGTTATGTCGAAAGATAATTATCCTCGCAACCAATATTTTTTCAGCACTATAAAGACAGGCGGTCTTATTCGGTTTATTTACTACAAAGTAAATCGAATAAGACCGTTTTTATTACCCAAATTCTGATTATCTCTATAAAATAAATAATCATAAAGAAAAGTTAAATTCCCTCGAAATAATATGTTAAATAAACTTGATGCTTTGAAATATTTTTGTACTGTCGCACAAACGTTAAATTTCCGAGAAGCGGCTAACCAACTGGCGGTTTCCCCACCTGTTATTACTCGAGTGATCAATGAGCTGGAAATTGAATTAGGCGAACAACTATTCAAACGCACAACCCGAAATATCGTACTGACTAATTTTGGCGAAGAATTTCTACTACACGCAAAACATCTATTGGACGATAGTGAAAAGTTATTTAATTTAGGTAAAAAACAACAAGATGAAATGGCAGGTATTGTACGCATTACGCGCCGAAACTTCGAGATCAAGATGAAATCTTGTTTGAATTATTAAAAGCATTAGAGCCTTATCCGGATCTTGTGATTGACTGGCGAGTCGATACCGCTCGTTTGGATAATGTAAAACATCGCATTGACATTGGTATCCGAGCGAGTCGAGAACCTGATCCAAACTTTATCGTGAGACCGCTTTCCGAAATACACGATATTTTTGTCGCTTCGCCTGATTTTATTGCGCGTTGGGGTGTACCAAAAAGTCTTGATGATTTGCGTAAAAATTTCCCGATGAGCAGTTTAATTAATACCACAACGGGACATCCTTGGGAAATTTACATCAATCAGGACACCATTCTCGTTCCACAAAAACTCGGATTTATTACTACCGATCTTTATAGCGAGTTACAAGCTGTACTAGCTGGTAGAACTATTGCCCATATTGGGAATATGGTATGTAAACCTTATCTTGAAAGTGGTCAACTGATCCAATTGTTCCCTGAAGCACAATTTGAAAAATGGCAACTTTATGTCTATCGACCTTATCAAGCGGTGACCTCGTTAAGAGTATTAAAGGTATTTGATCTGTTAACTGAAATTATGCAAAAACGTTATGCTTAGCCATAAAAAAGCGGTCAAATTTTGCAACAAACTTGCAAAAAATGACCGCCAAGGTGAACACGGTTTTTAAATCAACTTATTTACGCTTCTACCGGTTTGACGACAATTTTAGTGATTTGTAATTTATCGCCGTTCTGTTTGGTATCAATATCAAATTTCACGTTCCAATGACCTTGGTTATCCCACATATCGCCGGAAACTTTGGCGGTAACCAATAACTCGTCATAACCTTTAGACTTGATTTTCGACTCAGTAATCATTCCATACTTCATACCACCTTTTTGAATGTTTTTAATCCATTCTTGCTTGGTCATCGTATCGTTTTTTAATGTCACTAACTCAAAATCATCTGATAATAGGCTTTGTAACGTTGTAAAATTAGGATGAATTAAGGCATGATTTAATTGTTCATACGCATCAATCACTTTTTCTTGTTGTGCTTGCTTTGCTTCTACATTCCCAATTACCGGTAAACTTGCAACAACACTCAGGGCAACGCCCAAAAATAGCGATAAAAATATCTGCTTAAATGTCAATTTCATTAGATTCCTCGAATATCTCTGCTTCTCTCTTAATACTTGACTGATATTATAAAGTAATCATTATTAATGATAAGTACATATTTAGTTAATTAACTATTAATAAATATGAAATAATAGGCGAAAACGATTGCTTTAGACAAAGAGAAAACAAGAAAGCGGTCTTCTTTTGCTATTTTGTTACAAAAAATGACCGCTTTATCGGCAAGGAAAAATTAGAATAAAATAGGCACTAAAAAGGCAGTAACGATCATCGTAATTAACGTGAAAGGTAAACCAATTTTTAAGAAATCACTAAAGCGGTAGTTACCTAAAGACACGACCATTGAGTTCACCGGCGAAATTGGGGTCATAAAGGCGACGGATGAAGCGATTGCAACCACCATCACTAATGCCGTTGGCGAATAACCTAATTGATTTGCCACTTCTATCGCTATCGGTGCCATTAAAATCGCCGTGGCACTGGTTGAAATAAATAAACCGACGATAGCCGTCAACGCAAACAGTCCCATTAAAATTAACGGATAAGGCGTACTTGAACCGCCGGTAATGGCAATAAATTCCTCTACCATTAAACTTACCCCACCGGTTTTTTGCATCGCTAACGAAAACGGCATCATTCCGATCACCAAAATTAAAGTCGGAAAGTGAATCGACTCATAGGCAGATTTCATATCAATACAACGAAATGCCCCTAACATCAAACACGCAATAAATGCCGCAATCACATTAGGAACCACACCGCTAATCATCAAGCCGATCATCACAACTAACGATAAAATCGCATAAGGTGCTTGACTGGTCGCCGGCACAACTTGCTTACTTTCTTTCGGCATACCAATTAAAAAGAAATCCTTACGGCTCTGCACCATCGTCGTGATTTTTTGCCATACGCCCATGACAAGCAAGATATCACCGGATCGAATAGTTTCGGTTAACAGATTATTTTGCAGAATCTGTGTATCTCGTTTAATCCCTACCACACTTAAACCGAAACTGGAACGGAAATTTAACGAATCTACCGTTTTACCGATTGTTTCGGTTTCCGGCATCACACCAAGTTCCGCCATACCGACTGATTTTGCTTGTGTAGAGAAATATTCGCCTTTTAACTCAATCGGTCGCAATTTAAATTCCTGACATAATTCTGCAAATCTGTCTTCATCCACCCCAATATCCATTAATAGAATATCTTTTTTCTGTAATTGGTCTTTTCCAAAAGCGGCAAGCGTAATATTGCGGAAATTTTTATAACGCTGAATCGCAATAATATTTAAATGGTAAATTGATCGCAGATTTAACTCATCTATTGTCTTACCTACAAAAGTAGAATCCTGTGGCAAGATAACCATTTTGGCACGTCCATGTAGCTTATATTCATCAATAAATTGTGCCATTGACTCTTCATTATTATTTGAAACGACCGAAGCATTATTACCTAACCAACGGCGAGCAATGAGCATATAAACTATCCCGAGCAACAACACCACCACACCAATCGGGGTAAAGCTAAAAAAGCCGAATCCTTCAAACCCGGCTTTGACCAATTCGGCGTGCGTCACTAAATTTGGTGCGGTTGCAATTAAAGTCATCATACCGCTAATCAAGCCGGCAACGGCAAGCGGCATCATAAAACGACTGGGAGAAATATTCATACTGGCACAAATTGCAAGCGTGACCGGGATAAAAATTGCCACAATACCGGTTGAACTCATAAATGCACCTAAAGTACCGATACTCAACATTAATAAAGCTAATACTTTTGCTTCACTAGCACCTGCAACTCTTAATAACCAATCACTCATTTGATTTGCGACACCGGTACGAGCCAAAGCATCGCCAATGATATAAAGTAACGCCAGTAAAATCACATTCGGATCACCAAAGCCGGCTAATGCTTCTTTTGTAGTTAAAATACCGGTTAAACTAAAGGCTAACATCACCAATAGGGCGATAACGTCCATTCGCAATTTGTTTTGAATAAACAAAAAGACAGCGATGGCAAGAATTGCCAATACCCAAAATAAAGGATATTGCATAAAGGAAGGTAAAAATTGCTGAAGGGTTTGCATAATATTCTCTAATTGTAAAAAAATCGGCAAATTATACCGCTTATTATGCAACAAAAAAGCCCCTTATAAGGGGCTTTCTACATCGAGTTTTTCGTTAATTTCCGTAATGGCAAGAATCAAACTGGAACGCATAATCCGTTCCAATCGTATCTGTTGCATCTGAAATAGCATTGAATCTTTATTCTCTACATTCGCAGAAAACTTCAATACATCCGACACCGGGCTTAAATCAATATGATGTAAATCTCGAGCAAATTGTATGATCGCAGGATGAGAAAACGGTAATTCTTCTACCTCATCACTTAGTTGTTGCTTCACTTCAATAAAAAGTGAAATATCTTCAAACACCGATGCAGAAATCACACCTAGACCTAATAATAACTTTAAACGAACATTTAATTCAGCAAGCGGCCCTTGATGCTCAAACAAAGAATCGACTACCGATTTTAAAGCGAAATCGGTTTTCCGAAATACTCGTTGAATAAGTCGTTCAATATTTTGTGCAAACTGATTTACTGAAAGAGCGAAGAACCCTCGTAAAGAGGGGACTTCACTTAATTGTTCGATAAAATTATCTGAATATGGCATTAGTTATATAACGCAACAACTTGATTAATAACGTCTTGGTTGG of Actinobacillus arthritidis contains these proteins:
- a CDS encoding urea transporter produces the protein MKLIKTTLTGIGQIFLQENGLSGLVIVIAMFFSHWTLGVSCFLGALLGTLFASFLHYPTEQIKQGLYGFNSSLAFMCVMFTFGELDASNPIIWLLGICSSLFATVLMREFTKRGKVAFTFPFVLASWVFCWGVSSFELLDLTQTTPALSDHTNTIDAMRSPFYAWAEVNFGSSAITGGLLFLAIAISSPIAAMYGLAVAAIGSTFAYHLLGVDENSLANGIYGFSPILVACAFAGTRRRHFAYVIFGVLLAVLIQFIVAKMGIPTYTIGFIVASWCLLTIKSKLDKAAFDKNKLVRLLNP
- a CDS encoding MltR family transcriptional regulator, encoding MPYSDNFIEQLSEVPSLRGFFALSVNQFAQNIERLIQRVFRKTDFALKSVVDSLFEHQGPLAELNVRLKLLLGLGVISASVFEDISLFIEVKQQLSDEVEELPFSHPAIIQFARDLHHIDLSPVSDVLKFSANVENKDSMLFQMQQIRLERIMRSSLILAITEINEKLDVESPL
- a CDS encoding SLC13 family permease produces the protein MQTLQQFLPSFMQYPLFWVLAILAIAVFLFIQNKLRMDVIALLVMLAFSLTGILTTKEALAGFGDPNVILLALLYIIGDALARTGVANQMSDWLLRVAGASEAKVLALLMLSIGTLGAFMSSTGIVAIFIPVTLAICASMNISPSRFMMPLAVAGLISGMMTLIATAPNLVTHAELVKAGFEGFGFFSFTPIGVVVLLLGIVYMLIARRWLGNNASVVSNNNEESMAQFIDEYKLHGRAKMVILPQDSTFVGKTIDELNLRSIYHLNIIAIQRYKNFRNITLAAFGKDQLQKKDILLMDIGVDEDRFAELCQEFKLRPIELKGEYFSTQAKSVGMAELGVMPETETIGKTVDSLNFRSSFGLSVVGIKRDTQILQNNLLTETIRSGDILLVMGVWQKITTMVQSRKDFFLIGMPKESKQVVPATSQAPYAILSLVVMIGLMISGVVPNVIAAFIACLMLGAFRCIDMKSAYESIHFPTLILVIGMMPFSLAMQKTGGVSLMVEEFIAITGGSSTPYPLILMGLFALTAIVGLFISTSATAILMAPIAIEVANQLGYSPTALVMVVAIASSVAFMTPISPVNSMVVSLGNYRFSDFLKIGLPFTLITMIVTAFLVPILF
- a CDS encoding nuclear transport factor 2 family protein; amino-acid sequence: MKLTFKQIFLSLFLGVALSVVASLPVIGNVEAKQAQQEKVIDAYEQLNHALIHPNFTTLQSLLSDDFELVTLKNDTMTKQEWIKNIQKGGMKYGMITESKIKSKGYDELLVTAKVSGDMWDNQGHWNVKFDIDTKQNGDKLQITKIVVKPVEA